From a region of the Neobacillus niacini genome:
- a CDS encoding helix-turn-helix transcriptional regulator, translating into MGKNLVGNHIRKLRFNHDEMTQQQLADKVGVTRQTIVALEKGNYSPSLELAFRIAHAFNLPLEEVFFYGDQTKQ; encoded by the coding sequence ATGGGTAAAAATCTTGTCGGCAATCACATCCGTAAATTACGATTCAACCATGATGAAATGACACAGCAGCAGTTGGCTGACAAGGTGGGAGTAACCAGGCAAACCATCGTAGCTCTCGAAAAGGGAAACTACTCCCCATCACTGGAACTAGCTTTTCGCATCGCTCATGCCTTCAACTTACCATTGGAAGAAGTATTCTTTTATGGGGATCAAACAAAGCAGTAA
- a CDS encoding GNAT family N-acetyltransferase codes for MKVSFLKTSDHEEMKKLFLDVFSNEPWFDKWNKEQLDLYMKDLTENHNSLSFAIFDENEKLIGCSLGYIFNWWEGREYFIKEFFISREIQSQGVGSIFLTLLNDRLRVENVQHITLATEKTVPAYHFYQKNGFSVLENSAFLVKKVSE; via the coding sequence ATGAAGGTTAGTTTTTTAAAAACAAGTGATCACGAAGAAATGAAAAAGTTATTTTTAGATGTATTTTCAAATGAACCTTGGTTTGATAAGTGGAATAAAGAACAATTAGACCTATATATGAAAGACTTAACAGAAAATCATAACTCGCTCTCATTCGCTATATTTGATGAAAATGAAAAGCTGATTGGCTGTTCATTAGGTTATATTTTTAACTGGTGGGAAGGTCGAGAATATTTTATTAAGGAATTCTTTATTTCAAGAGAAATTCAAAGTCAAGGTGTAGGTAGTATTTTTCTTACTCTACTAAACGATAGATTAAGAGTTGAAAATGTTCAGCATATAACATTAGCTACTGAAAAAACCGTTCCAGCTTATCATTTTTATCAAAAAAATGGGTTTTCAGTGTTGGAGAATTCAGCGTTTTTAGTGAAGAAGGTCTCAGAATGA
- a CDS encoding RCC1 domain-containing protein, with amino-acid sequence MDYILPKEGQLKLKVWPKDTIAGGRRHTVGLNSDGTVTAVGDNKLGQCDVSGWNDIVAVAAGNVHMATNTGNAHTIGLKSDRTVVAVGWNNDHQCDVNEWHDIVAVAAGWRRTIGVKSDGTVVAVGRNNDGECNVSGWHDIIAVAAGDWHTIGLKMDGTVTAVGNNRYRQCNVSDWCIIVAVKAGYLHTIGLKSDGTVMAVGLNKHNQCEVSEWRDLVEIAVGSNHTIGLKSDGTVVAVGWNKFGQCNVNDWRDIVAIAAGCAHTIGLKSDGTVMAVGDNEYGQCDVSIWQCIQLPEISF; translated from the coding sequence ATGGATTACATTTTACCAAAAGAAGGGCAGTTAAAGCTGAAAGTGTGGCCAAAAGATACCATTGCTGGGGGGCGTCGTCATACTGTTGGGCTTAACTCCGATGGAACGGTGACAGCTGTGGGTGATAATAAATTGGGCCAATGTGATGTAAGCGGCTGGAATGATATTGTGGCGGTAGCGGCAGGTAATGTTCATATGGCGACAAACACGGGTAATGCCCATACCATCGGTCTTAAATCTGACCGTACTGTAGTGGCGGTGGGGTGGAATAATGATCACCAATGCGATGTAAACGAATGGCATGATATTGTAGCTGTCGCGGCAGGGTGGCGTCGTACCATTGGAGTTAAATCTGATGGAACGGTGGTAGCAGTGGGACGAAATAATGATGGCGAATGCAATGTAAGCGGCTGGCATGATATTATAGCGGTCGCAGCAGGAGATTGGCATACCATCGGTCTTAAAATGGACGGAACGGTGACAGCTGTTGGGAATAATCGATATCGCCAATGCAATGTAAGCGACTGGTGCATTATTGTAGCAGTTAAGGCTGGTTATCTTCATACCATCGGTCTTAAATCGGACGGAACGGTGATGGCTGTTGGCTTGAATAAACATAACCAATGTGAAGTGAGTGAATGGCGAGACCTTGTGGAGATCGCGGTGGGGAGTAATCATACCATCGGCCTTAAGTCGGACGGTACTGTAGTGGCGGTGGGGTGGAATAAGTTTGGCCAATGTAATGTAAATGATTGGCGAGATATTGTGGCAATCGCCGCGGGTTGTGCCCATACTATCGGTCTAAAATCGGATGGCACGGTGATGGCTGTGGGTGATAATGAATATGGCCAATGCGATGTAAGCATTTGGCAATGCATCCAACTGCCTGAAATTAGTTTTTAA
- a CDS encoding ribonuclease E inhibitor RraB, producing the protein MKFPNDTDGNALHSLYKDGLDLKKQQSIDFFVAVPNKATGEKLSQVLKAEGFNCFLEQDDETEEWVCCCSNRMLLNYNELIKIQNKLNDLSKPLGGFSDGWGVFVD; encoded by the coding sequence ATGAAATTTCCAAATGATACTGATGGAAATGCTTTACATAGTCTATATAAAGATGGATTAGATTTAAAAAAACAACAATCAATAGACTTTTTTGTTGCTGTGCCTAATAAAGCGACAGGTGAAAAATTATCGCAAGTACTAAAGGCAGAAGGATTTAATTGCTTCTTAGAGCAAGACGACGAAACGGAAGAGTGGGTATGTTGTTGCTCTAACAGAATGTTATTAAATTATAATGAATTAATTAAAATCCAGAATAAATTAAATGACTTAAGTAAACCACTTGGTGGTTTTTCTGACGGTTGGGGCGTTTTTGTAGACTAA
- a CDS encoding ketopantoate reductase family protein yields the protein MNILVLGAGAIGAYLGGRLLEVGQNVSFFVREKRAAQLTNEGLKIYSPEGNFESREVSIYTSPDNVRNIDLVILAVKGYHLNQVIPQVQTIVQQTGAFVLPLLNGMEHMERLQQAIGKERVIGGFASIIATLNEQGHVEHTSGSSTFKFGILHEQQIEICEQLEGLRTLVKTKLVREENILKSMWKKYIFITAFSGVTSAMQLPSGFIASTKATFAVAKRVIREMTMLAGQEGIFLTDQEVETVTKTLLGFKKEATSSMHQDLRKGLPIEVEHLHGGALRLAGKHHVDVPVIETLYGILKPYENGRP from the coding sequence ATGAATATTTTAGTACTAGGTGCCGGTGCAATAGGTGCATATTTAGGCGGGAGACTATTAGAAGTAGGTCAAAATGTTTCATTTTTTGTCAGAGAAAAACGGGCAGCTCAACTAACAAATGAAGGTCTGAAGATATATAGCCCAGAAGGTAACTTTGAAAGCAGAGAGGTATCAATCTATACATCTCCTGACAATGTAAGAAATATTGACTTAGTCATACTGGCTGTCAAAGGGTATCATCTTAACCAAGTGATCCCGCAGGTTCAAACTATTGTTCAGCAGACGGGTGCCTTTGTGTTGCCTTTGTTGAATGGGATGGAGCATATGGAAAGACTACAGCAAGCCATCGGAAAAGAAAGAGTGATAGGAGGATTTGCCTCTATTATTGCCACGTTAAATGAACAAGGTCACGTTGAGCATACAAGTGGAAGCAGTACGTTTAAATTTGGGATTCTTCATGAGCAGCAAATAGAAATATGTGAGCAACTAGAAGGTTTACGTACTCTAGTGAAAACGAAATTGGTAAGGGAAGAAAATATTTTAAAAAGCATGTGGAAGAAGTACATATTTATTACAGCGTTTTCTGGGGTCACATCAGCAATGCAGCTGCCATCAGGTTTTATTGCAAGTACAAAGGCTACTTTTGCTGTCGCCAAAAGGGTAATTCGTGAGATGACCATGCTCGCTGGTCAAGAGGGGATTTTCTTGACTGATCAAGAAGTAGAGACTGTAACGAAGACATTACTAGGTTTTAAAAAAGAAGCAACATCCTCCATGCATCAAGATTTAAGAAAAGGGCTTCCGATTGAAGTCGAGCATTTACATGGAGGGGCACTGCGTTTGGCAGGCAAACACCACGTGGATGTTCCTGTCATTGAAACTTTGTATGGGATTTTAAAGCCATATGAAAATGGGAGACCATAG
- a CDS encoding PTS sugar transporter, with protein sequence MNELSTKKKVAILGSSGGNLFYLGGKEPEKLLEELLLQIEAAGMVCGTLQFIAAKASMDAVKEHTPAELYSWDESTRKPTVIAKGTIADVNTTASQLDSEIAAKITKGEIDAVIFMSADPNGANKSAVDAAAAKNLPATGTGGTSMAAIASKGVNVISTSGTTGTTNRTRAVTFLTSLSKHFGVSYRPIIGKPINNNQLEKTSVLPLQRINLRGMMLSSLPGFIAMALVLALSKIPGLTMLGEVFDLMINALPVILAVVAAKQVADFDDVSIVAGIVAGVLSVKGGLIGGIIGGILAGLLVQYIFRKCVEWKFPATTVNIAAGGIAGLISGLAVFFLIAPVALWLGEGIRSLLDLLVSTNGVLAGLIAGLLIWPAIIGGVYHAAILPIVLLEMEKTGNSFLGAVDMAGLVMVSAGITLANIVSPRDKGEAAVAAPGFAINMGFGTFVEAAYPFMFSNKYIFAGAILSSGLGGLLVGLFDVRGTAYVPSFMAPLLSNNMSGFIIAMAGSLVCSFLITFSINKINVKKSKNMVGKQQPNNIPS encoded by the coding sequence ATGAATGAATTATCTACGAAAAAGAAAGTTGCGATTCTCGGCAGCAGCGGCGGAAACCTGTTTTATTTGGGAGGCAAAGAACCTGAAAAACTATTAGAGGAGCTTCTTTTGCAAATCGAAGCTGCTGGAATGGTGTGCGGTACGTTACAGTTCATCGCAGCAAAAGCCTCTATGGACGCCGTTAAGGAACATACTCCGGCTGAACTGTATAGCTGGGATGAAAGCACTCGGAAACCAACTGTCATAGCAAAAGGAACAATTGCGGACGTAAACACTACTGCTTCCCAACTTGATTCTGAGATCGCTGCAAAAATTACCAAAGGTGAAATTGATGCCGTTATTTTCATGAGTGCAGATCCTAATGGAGCCAATAAAAGTGCCGTTGATGCGGCTGCAGCCAAGAACTTGCCAGCAACAGGAACCGGTGGTACCTCGATGGCGGCGATTGCTTCAAAGGGAGTAAATGTAATATCCACTTCAGGTACGACGGGAACAACCAATCGAACACGAGCGGTTACTTTTCTTACATCATTAAGTAAGCATTTTGGTGTTTCATACCGGCCAATCATCGGTAAACCAATAAACAACAATCAACTAGAAAAAACATCTGTTCTGCCGCTTCAACGAATAAATCTACGTGGAATGATGCTGTCGTCTCTTCCTGGTTTTATTGCAATGGCTCTTGTGTTAGCTTTGAGCAAGATTCCAGGATTAACAATGCTTGGAGAAGTATTCGATCTGATGATTAACGCTCTTCCTGTTATTCTAGCCGTCGTAGCAGCGAAACAAGTAGCAGATTTTGATGATGTCTCGATTGTGGCAGGAATTGTGGCTGGTGTTTTATCTGTGAAAGGTGGACTTATCGGTGGGATAATCGGAGGTATTTTAGCCGGACTTTTGGTTCAATACATATTTAGAAAATGTGTCGAGTGGAAGTTCCCCGCAACAACCGTCAATATTGCAGCAGGCGGGATTGCTGGGTTGATTTCTGGATTGGCTGTCTTCTTCCTCATTGCTCCGGTTGCCTTATGGCTAGGTGAAGGGATCCGCTCATTACTGGACCTGCTAGTTTCTACTAATGGAGTACTTGCTGGTCTAATTGCTGGGCTCCTCATTTGGCCGGCGATTATTGGCGGCGTCTATCACGCGGCAATTCTTCCGATTGTTCTGTTAGAAATGGAAAAGACGGGGAACAGCTTTTTAGGTGCGGTTGACATGGCAGGATTGGTAATGGTATCAGCGGGAATTACCCTCGCCAATATTGTTTCACCTCGGGATAAAGGCGAAGCTGCGGTGGCTGCTCCTGGATTTGCCATTAATATGGGCTTTGGTACATTTGTAGAAGCCGCTTATCCGTTTATGTTTTCCAACAAATATATCTTTGCGGGAGCGATTCTTTCATCTGGATTAGGAGGATTACTGGTGGGACTTTTTGATGTACGAGGAACGGCCTATGTTCCATCCTTTATGGCACCACTTTTATCCAATAATATGAGTGGCTTTATCATCGCAATGGCTGGAAGTTTAGTTTGTTCGTTTCTCATTACCTTTTCCATTAATAAAATCAATGTGAAAAAGAGTAAAAATATGGTTGGTAAGCAGCAACCTAATAATATACCAAGTTAA
- a CDS encoding metallophosphoesterase family protein: protein MINYDLQKGLDRRRFIKIGGLSTLALTLGSAGIPANMFTDKVHAAANEDIKLQFKPDGKFKIVQFNDTQDDENIDRRTIELMEKVLDTEKPDFVVLNGDNISGGCDTPHQMKQAINNVAQPMEQRGIKWAITYGNHDEDSTPKSGLNEEDMLEIYMSYKYNFNKPSVKDITGTGNMNLIIKNSKGTDAAFNLWLLDSGRYAPDTIAGQDFKGYPTWDWLRFNQVNWYYETSKKLEKQWGHKVPSLVFIHIPLWEHRYMWFASVDRRTDENHANAVNKHNIVGERNEEECPGPVNSGMFSAMLERGDVKGVFCGHDHVNNYMGNYYGILLGYAGNTGFGTYGLPGADRNRLRGARVFNLDENTADVLVETHIVFAKDYGIDLTANDQSISPGPIDESKKKEKVVK from the coding sequence ATGATTAATTATGATTTGCAAAAGGGATTAGACAGACGACGCTTTATCAAAATCGGCGGGTTGAGTACATTGGCCTTAACACTAGGGTCAGCGGGCATTCCGGCTAATATGTTCACGGATAAGGTACATGCCGCAGCAAATGAGGATATCAAGCTTCAATTCAAGCCGGATGGAAAATTCAAGATTGTTCAGTTTAACGATACCCAAGATGATGAAAACATTGACCGTCGTACGATCGAGTTAATGGAAAAAGTTCTTGATACTGAAAAACCAGATTTTGTTGTCCTAAACGGCGACAACATTTCAGGTGGCTGTGATACACCTCATCAGATGAAACAAGCAATAAATAATGTGGCACAACCTATGGAACAGAGAGGGATAAAGTGGGCAATTACATATGGAAACCATGATGAGGACTCCACTCCAAAAAGTGGTCTTAATGAAGAAGACATGCTCGAAATTTACATGTCTTACAAATACAATTTCAACAAGCCGAGTGTAAAGGATATTACGGGAACAGGAAATATGAATCTCATTATCAAAAATTCCAAAGGTACGGACGCTGCTTTTAATCTTTGGTTGCTTGACAGTGGAAGATATGCTCCTGATACGATTGCTGGTCAGGACTTTAAGGGATATCCAACCTGGGACTGGCTTCGATTTAACCAAGTAAACTGGTATTACGAAACCTCAAAAAAATTAGAGAAACAATGGGGTCACAAGGTTCCTTCTCTTGTATTTATTCATATTCCACTGTGGGAACATCGATATATGTGGTTTGCGAGTGTTGATAGGAGAACGGACGAAAACCACGCTAATGCTGTCAACAAGCACAATATTGTCGGAGAAAGAAATGAAGAGGAATGTCCAGGCCCAGTCAATAGCGGCATGTTCTCAGCTATGCTTGAGAGGGGAGATGTCAAAGGGGTTTTCTGCGGCCATGATCATGTAAACAACTACATGGGTAACTACTATGGCATCCTGCTTGGTTATGCAGGAAATACCGGGTTTGGTACATATGGTCTTCCGGGTGCAGATCGAAACAGATTACGCGGTGCAAGGGTTTTTAATTTGGATGAAAATACTGCAGATGTATTAGTAGAAACACATATAGTGTTTGCAAAAGACTATGGTATCGATCTGACTGCCAATGACCAGAGCATTTCTCCAGGGCCAATCGATGAAAGCAAAAAGAAAGAAAAAGTAGTTAAATAG